Proteins encoded together in one Miscanthus floridulus cultivar M001 chromosome 16, ASM1932011v1, whole genome shotgun sequence window:
- the LOC136510174 gene encoding putative receptor like protein 25, translated as MSHIPAGNGSLSDVVYYGLSLSNVVVYYGLSFSGGMRFGPNEFIHMSTLYNDSLSVVTKGQQLEFTTGIRFMVNLDLSCNSLTGHIPEEISALTALTSLNLSWNDLSGTIPMNIGALQSLESLDLSRNGLSGEIPKSVSSLSALSHLNLSYNNLSGQGWATRQDQSSLSPVSYELA; from the exons ATGTCCCACATTCCTGCTGGCAATGGCTCACTTTCAGATGTCGTCTACTATGGATTGTCACTTTCAAATGTTGTCGTCTACTATGGATTGTCATTTTCTGGAGGGATGAGATTTGGGCCTAATGAGTTCATTCACATGAGCACGTTGTACAATGATAGTTTATCAGTTGTCACTAAAGGGCAGCAACTGGAATTTACAACTGGAATCAGGTTTATGGTAAATTTGGATCTGTCTTGCAACAGCTTAACAGGGCATATTCCTGAAGAAATTAGTGCACTTACTGCACTGACAAGCTTAAACCTTTCTTGGAATGATCTAAGCGGGACAATCCCAATGAATATCGGTGCCTTACAGTCGCTGGAATCTTTGGATCTATCACGTAATGGGCTTTCTGGAGAAATCCCTAAGAGCGTATCATCTCTAAGCGCACTCAGCCACTTGAATTTGTCTTACAACAATTTGTCAGGACAGGGGTGGGCAACAAGGCAG GATCAGTCCAGTTTATCACCTGTCAGTTATGAATTGGCTTAA